CTTGTTGGCGTACTTATTCCTGCTGAGCTTTTTCACACGCTATATGAGTTAGTCAACACAGCAGACACAAAGAAATCTCATACTTTTGACTATTGGGATGATATTTTCAGAAAAATCTCCTCTTTTATCAACGAAGGGGTAGAATTTCTTGAAGAAAAGATACCGCCTTGGCATGTGGACAGATACAATCTAAACAAAATCATGGATATAGTATATCAGAGAATATTAGCTTCCTTTTTCAGAAAAATCGACATCTTTAAGTGTAGAATTGTGATTGACGATTATGGAGTAGGATCAACTTTAAAGAGATTCCTAAACTTTTTAGAAAAGCAGGGAGCTGAAATCATTGTTTCTCAAAAGTCTGATGATACCTACCTTGAAGCAAAGATAGCATCTGTACTTGCAAAAAGGAGCAGAGAATTTGTTATAAAGAAAATTAATGAAGATCCAGCATTCAAAATAAACGGACTTTCCGTAGGTTCTGGAAATGCAGGGAACAAAAAAACTATGGAATGGGTTGAAGCGTGGCATGCTTCAGGTAAAGAATGGCCGTGGTTTATTAAAAGATCTTTTTCACCAATACGAAGAATTGAAGGATCTAGAGACAAGGTAAAAAAAGCCACCCCTCCAATAAGAGAAAATCTGTTATCCGAAGATTTTAAAAGAAATTTCGATGAGGGTAAATTAGACATAAGAGTCCTTTCAATTGTTTGCCCATCTTGTGGTGCAATTTCAAAAGCCGTTTTTTTCACAACCAATGAAGAAGGATTTGCTGCTAGATGCCCACAGTGCAAAAAACCTTTAAAAGAACTTAACTTTACTCTACGGTATTATTGTGGATTTATAATTCCAGATAGCAACATAATAAATAGAGGATTACTTGGGAAAGACCTTGAAAAAAGTAGATTTTTTGAGGACTTCACCATCTTAATACCGGGCATAGTTAGATATGAATGTGATACCAAAGGAGGAAAGAAAGAATTTGAGAGACTTGCCAAATTTGCCTCAATTAGCAGAATTAAACTTAAGGAAGTAGGCGAATTCAATCCCAATAAATTCAAAAATCTAACATCGCAACAAAAAGATGATTTGATTATTGAAACGTGTATTAAGGAAAATGCAATCCTCCTTTCAGCAGATAAGCAAGTTAAAGGAATAGCTGTGTCAAGAGACATTTTCATGATATCAGCACTATAAAAAATACTTTAGGTGAAGAAGTTGCTTATCTCTTGTCTAGTTTTTCTTAGAGATCTGATGATTTCTTTCAAGGAATTAATTCTAGCTATGATTTTGTCCAAGGCAAAAATTCGTTACTTAGCTTCGCATTTTAAATTATATTTTTAGTGAGCAATGAAATTGATCTTATATCGTGGAAAATGGGGACAGACACCTTTTTTTGGTTGTCGGTTGTGAGTTGTAGGTTGTATGCGAGATTGGATGGTGAAGATTAGATTCGAGAGCCGTTTACCGTTATCCGTCTTCTGTTGACCGATAAGGGCGAAGTTAGATGTTAGAGATAAGAATCGAGAGCTGAGAAGGCGAGAGGCCGAGAACCAAGATTCGAAAAAACAGACGCTTGCGAGGCTGTCAGCTGATGGAGCAACGTTCGAAGACTAAGGCTTGCGGATGTTGTAAAAGCAAAAGAGCGAGACTGGATGTTAGAGACTGGAGTTTGGATAAAGATTAAGAACCAGTAACCGAGATTTGGTAAGCGCACAGATAAACCTAACTCCACCAGGAGTAAGCACTCCAAAACACCCGAGGTGGGTCAAATTTTTTTGACTATACACATTCTTCAAATATTCACTTTTTCCCTCGTACATCTTTTATGCCTTTTCCACCGTAAGCAGCTTTAGAACTTTCAATTCCGATTACTCTAAATCTTGCGTTGGCACTTGCAAGCCACTCATAGCATGATGCAAGGAGTGTTCTCGTTCCTTTTCTCTTTAGAGCTTCCGAACAATCCAGTCCAGGGCTAACCATTATTACTTCGTAATCCCATTCATTGCCACGAAAGTGATCTTTGTTTTTTTCAAGTGTTTCTCTATCTCCTTTAATAAGTTTTGTATTCTTCCTTGTCCCGCTATCGATTCTTTGCGAGATCTCCTTCAGTAGTGAACGAGAGCTAACATAATTGATGCTTCTCAAAGCTTGTTCCAGTGCTTTCAATTCGCATATTCGTGCACCTGGTTTCTTAGAAACGGTACATGCCTTACAGTGATAAAAACTAACTAAATTCAATTCAAAATTCAAAGTGATGAAATCGGCAATTTCTCCAGTTGAATGATCTTTTATAATCAAGGTTTGGCTGTTTTTTGCTTCTTCCTTGAGCCATTCTTCCAATTGATCGTGGATGGTGAGAAAACCTTCTAGAGGTTTCCTGTTTTTTTTCACATCTTCAAACTCAACATATATATCACACTTACTCCAATCTCTCTTTGAATCTAAAAAGTTATCACTTAACTTCAAATCGGTTGATGTTGAGTACAGAGTTCCACCTTTGACAATTCCACCATCTTTAAGGAAAATTACTGGGGGATACATTGCCAGGAAATCCTTAAGGTCTACGGTTTCACCACCATCACCCTTATCTACAATAAGACTAATAGTTTTCTCTCCAAAGTCCCAATAGGGGCTCCTGAGCGAATACTTATACTTTACTTTTTGAGTTTCATCTTTACAGTGTATCAAAAGATTTCCGAGGAGCGTTTTTTTATCATTACTTAATTTGAAAGTGGAAAATGATATACTTTCAATCTGACATTTAGATTTTTTTGAATTGTACATTGTTACACTCAGCCTTGGATCCCAAAAACAATAAATCATGTAAGGCGATGAAGGGAACTTCTTGATACTTCTACCCGTTGAGAGAAATTCGACATTGGGTAATTTGCCTTCTCTTCCCTGCGAGAGACATTTTGCAACATCATCACACCATTCTATGAATTCATTTATTGGCCCCCGCTTTATTGACCATACCCTTCCCTGAAAACAACCAATTCCCCTGGTTTTCCCTTCTGGGTACCTAGCAAGAGCATGTCCAGGTATGAAAGTTCTTCCATCGGTTATCCTAATAGCGTTTTCTATCTGATTGCCCATATAAGTTTTATAACTAGGCAGTGATCCCGATGATTTGGCAAGACTCGAAAGCCCAAGCATTAAATACTCTGAGTCAGCGGCTCTAATAGCATTAGTAATTTCTGATGCTTCAAGTCTTTTAAGCGAATTTTCACCAAGATATTTCCTGATCTCCGAAGCAATAGAGTCAGCAGTCGTATACTCGAAGAATAGCTTTTTGTTATTACAAAGGTAAAATACATGGAGATCAAATCTGAGAGTTTTTAGATCGACTTTTGAGGCCCAAGGAATATTTCTTTCAGTCTCTGTAATTACTGTTAACCATTCTCCGTTGTCGCTTAATTCACGAAAGACAACATCTGTCTTTCTATCCAGTTCAAATTCTGTGTCTAAATTCAATCTCTTGATATTAGTTACATTATAAACTCTAACACTAAAGAACGGTTCCAAATCTTCTGGAAGAATGTCAACGGCAACATCTATGTCTGCAAATTCGTGAAATTTGACTCTTTTCGTAGAACGGTCGATAATTTTATCAATTAATTCAGGAATTAACTCCTCCCAGGCATTATCCCTCAAATACAATTGTCTAAGTCTTCCTTTAACATCGTCCGCACAAGCAATTAGCTGTGGTTCACCAGCATCTTCAGAGGTTTTGCGGCAAATTCTGCCAATAAACTGAATTGTCGCCGGAAAAGATTGTTTTGGTTTGTGTAGCACTGCAACTTTCAAGCTCGGCACATCAAGACCCTCTCCTATTTGATCAATGCAAATTATTCCATCAAGATTCCCTTTTTTTAACTCTTCCAACGTGTTCTGGTTTTCAGAAAGAGTTTTTTTGTAATTGACTTCTTTGATTTTCAAACCAATGTCAGTGTAGAGATCTAGAAGCTTCTTGGAATGTTTAACACCTTCAGCACGAACAAGCAATCTAGCGCCGGGATATTTTTTTCTGTGATCTTCAAAGACTCTCTTTGCTTTCTCTGATAGTTCTCTGTTCTTATTTTTTGGTTCCTGACAGATTACATTGTGATATTTGATCTTTGAGTAGATGGAAGATTTAATCGCACGATGCATTGGATAATGATAGATCAGTTTTGCCATCAATCTTCTCTTATCATTTCGGAAAGGAGTAGCTGTAAGAAGAACTACTTTACATTTACGGAAAGACTTAATCAATCTACGCCACGTTTTTGCTGAGGAGTGATGTGCTTCGTCAACAAACAATAAAGTGTCCTGAGTCAAGAGATCATCAGGGGGAGCACATATACCTTCGTATTCAGGACTCATAGTGTGTGGGGTAGCTACAATTGCGTCGTAGGCTCTGAATTCCTGCCACATTTCTATGTTTGTTATTTTACCAGTATTATTATGAACTTTTGGGTTTTCTGATGAACCAATATATAGGCCAGCCTCTCTTAAATCCTTTAAAGAAGCAAACTTTTTAGCAGTCTGATCGCGAAGAATCACGACAGGTTCTATTATAAAAACACGGTCTGCTTTCAATAGGAAAGACAGTATCATCATCAGAGCGGTTTTTCCTGATCCAGTTGGCATAGAAATGAGAGCCGGTGATTTACTACTGGTAAAGTGCGCTAGTGTCGCCCACGCTGCGCCAACTTGGCATTCCCGATATCCCGCTTCTTCTTTAGCTGCTATCTTCAATGTCGAAATCTTGTTGAAATTCTCTTGAAAAAAGCTCATACCACCACCTGACTTTCTCGAGACTTATATTAACAACGATTTCAAAGAAACTACCAGGGGAAAATATCGAGAAAAATGGTGGCAAGCACCATTTTTTACATCGTCCTCATTAATGAGCCGCAGTACTACCTCTCCTATTGAATGAAAAAACTAAGTATGGCTATCCTCTTTGTTACCGCCTTTTGAGAATTAAGATTTAAAGTCCTTTACTTTCCGCACCTACTTTATTTTACCTTTTTTACCTTTTCTAAAAAATTAGAAAAATGGGGACAGACACCAATATTTACAAAAACACGGTAAGCACGCTGCGCGTGGGTAAGCTTGGCTTCACCAAGGGCAAGCCCAGCTACGCTGGGGGTAAGTACTCTTTCGGAGTTGGAAAAACATTGAAAAGAAAAATAGGGACAGACCCCTTTTTTGGTTGTCGGTTGTGGGTTGTAGGTTGCGCGTAAAGATCAAAAAACGAGAACCGAGAGAGCGAGATTCGAGATCCGAGAAAGCTGCTCCGCAGCGGGTAAGCACGCTAGCGCGTGGGTAAGCCTAGCTACGTTAGGGGTAAGCACGACTTCGTCGTGGGTCAGCACGCTCGTTTGTGAGGCTGTAGACTGACGGAGCGGCGCTTGCGAAGGATGGATAAAACTAAAAAAACTGCTAAACTTGGCAGAAGAAAATGGGGATTATCTTGTCTGTCATTCTGCATATACTTTCAATCGACAGTTCAGAACCGTATATGTCCTTGAGATGTGCCTGTATATCTCTGTATGTCATTCCCCGGGCATACATGGATAGTATCCGATCTTCTATGGATGCTTATCCTTCACTGGTGCTTTTTGACCACTATTGGTTCGAATTCACCTTTACGATCCCTGGGAATCGAAAGCTTTATTTTACCGTATGAGCTATTCACTGTCTTTTTTGAATAACCGTCGCGAGAGTTATCCGTTTCTTTGTTCCTGTAATCATGTTTAGAATAACCCAGTTCTTCTTCAAGCTCCGTTTCCAGCATTTCTTTGATGATATCTCCAAATAACTCTTTTACAAGATTTTCTGCATCTTCAGTTGTCTTTAATTTTCTTTCTCTTACCAATCTCTTCAATGCTTCCTTGTCAAAATTTTCCATTGTTCTCCCTCCTTAGTTTTTTGTTATTTTCTCATATTCTGGAGGGAGTTTACACAAAATTCCTAACAGACCCGTTGAAAGAGTCAAATCGCGTGTTAACACAACATCATTTTCTGTAAATCTTTATCTGTACCGACTACTCAAGTTATGCACTTTGAATTAACAAGGTACTGAAAGTGATGAGGAAAAACTCGTTCTGTTAACTCGAAGTGCATATGTTGAGATTCTCCATTACATCACTAAGTAACAAGTGGGATTTGCGTGATTATCCACTAATCTCCAAAATACCCCAGAGCTTCTAAAACAAGAGCGGTTGTCATGAATGTTGTCACAATTTCCTCGCTGTTTCCCCAGCTTCCGTCTTCGTTCTGCTTTGACAGCAAGAAATCGATAATTTCTTTGGTTATGCTATTATCCGATTCTCCAAGGCTTAGAATTATTGCTCCAAGGGTAAGCTGTGTCAGTTTGCCTTCAGAAATCGCGCCTTTTTCTTTCTTGCACTTTTCTACTTCTGATTTCATATATTCAGCGATACTATTTATCGTTTCTTCAGAAACAGGATAACCATATTTCAAAAGGTAATAGCATTCCAACCTTTTCACATTTTCTTCTTTTTCGAGCATGAATAATGCTCTCTCGGCTATTTTTGGAGTGAGTACAAACTTACCTATGGTTAAAAAGCGTAAAACCTGCATGAATTCTGAGTCTTGCATGGAAAGTATCTCTGATTCTTTCTTGAGGATAAGCCTGTCGATTTTCAACTCAAACTTCAGGTTTGGCTTACCCAGGATTTTATAAGCCAGGTTCAACGACATATATTTGCTGAGCAAATTCAAATCATCGAGTTTGAAAAGATAGTCGTATGAAAGAAATGCGGTTTGTGGTTCAACGCTCTTGATCACGTATTCAGCAAAATTCACAGCCATGTCATTCACATACTCAACGCCAAAAGCGCTCACAAGCGATTCGATAATCTCATGACTGACTAAGATATCATTATAAAACCACGTGCCGTTCGGTTCTTGATTATTCCGTAAAAACGCGATTCCACTGTCTATTGCTTGATCAATATTTATGGCTCCAAAGAATAACGAAGAAAATACTGTTAATATAATAACCAATATTTTGAGTTTCATATCATTTGACACCCCCTTTGATGTTAATGCTCCTCTGGGTCGTAATAAAACAAAGTGTGCGCAGAACTCGTGTCATATTCGGTGAATGACTCGTATATAGCTTCAAGTAATATTAAGCTGCTGAAAGTTTCAGTCTGTGTTTTTGTAGTACCTGAAGGTAATATGAAAGTCCATGTTACTGAACCACCAACAATATTTGTATAGTCATTCCACACATAGGGTTCAGGGAACAGAGTGAGTATCTTTGTATAAGAAAAACTCGATGAAGTACCATCATAGTGCCAAGAACCTTGAACATCGGGTGGTTGAAGATGGTAGCCATTTTTATAACCATGTGTCCAAAAATCAAGAGAGTAATTCAGAACAGTAACACCGGATAAACTACCGACTATTTTGCCTTTATAAGCCATGTAATTTACAACAGGGACAAAATATGGAGCATATGCTGTAGCACAAATATCTGCAAAAGACACAGTTGTAATCAACAATACCATAACTAGCACAAACCATTTCTTCACAAAAAGCACCTCCCTTATTGAAAATTGCAAATGCAAAACAACTTACAATGCATTTTGGATTAATAATAAACTCCTAGAGATAAGGATAATCTGAAAAACTGATATAAACATTCTAGTGATAATCGAAAAATATTTTCAATGACTCGTTTTTCTTACATCATCTTGTTAACTTCAAGTGCATAATTTGAAATATTACTTATATATTATAGCAATATATTTTTCAATTGTTAAATTTAAATAATGTCTTTTTTTAGTTATCAGCAGATACATTTGATTATTCTTTGTTCCCTTTGATTTTTATGATCAGCTCCATCTTTTTGGGGTTTTGCATATGAATACGATGTCATTACATCACCCGTATTCTGTAATAAAGCGTATTTCGTCGTAGGTTGTGAATTGTGCTGGCTTTAGAAGTCGAAAACCGGGAGTCCGAGAGGGCGAGAAAGCTGCTTCGCAGCGGCTATGCTGGGCTTCGCCCAGGCTGTGCGTGACTTCGTCACGGTTATGCGCAACGGAGTTGCGGCGGGGAGCCAGCGGAACTGACTGAAGTGCTGGACTACGTCCAGGAGGGTCGCGACGTTGTCAGCTGATGGAATGACGCTTGCGAAGGCTGGATAAAACTAGAAAACCTGCTAAACTCGGGCGAAGAAAATGTGGACAGTCCCACAAATAGGTGCAGTCCCTAATTTTTCCCCATTTTTTCGGGAGATGACATCAGTACATGAATCCCAGCAACCATAGTGGAATCATATTCCCATAAGGCAAATCTATATTGTCACGTATTACGTAATCAGCTCTTTTTTGCTTTATTTTTCCCACCTACTTCAAGAACGACACCGTCTACAAGAAAATCTCCCGCTTCCTCATTCTTGCAGGCAAACACTTTTTTACCGGTGTTCGAAAAGGCAGCAACAGCAAATGCTTCCCGTTTTGTTCCGATGTTTCCTCCAAGAACGGAGTAAAAAGATGGGTCAGCAAGAAAAATTCTGGCTCCCTTTGAAAAGGTTTTAGTGTCGTTTTCACAATAGATTATTCTTATCAATCCTGTGGCATCCATAACATGCAACAACTGGTACAACTTTACCTTACCAATACCCCATTCGTTGCACATGCCTTCTACATTTATAGTTGGAATCTTTGACATGGCGAGATAGCCTATTATTGCATTCATCAATCTAAAGTGAATATCGATGATCTGAGGTACAAAAAGGGAATATTTCCATGAAGGATATTCTCGATAATATTCACTATTTGCTCTCGATAGTCCCATTCTAGGAACACGGGTCTGAATCCTTTTTCCATAAAATTCTGAAAAGTGAAAAGGATGTTGGTTGAACCCATAACTTTTTAACAAGATCTCTGTCTGGTGAAAATGGATCTATAGCAGGAAGAATATTACCCTCTTTAAGAGCAAGATATTCTCCGAAAGACATAAGAGGGATTTCTATTTTGGAAAATCTTCGGGATAGATCAGCAGTTCCATGCCTTAATATGAGGCTACTACTGTCACTAGCCTAGATTATTTTATTTTAGCGTAATGCACCTCGTCTATGGCAATTCCCTCGTATCCTTTCATGAAAATGGCATTTCCAAGGTCCCAGAGGCTCACAGTTGAAAGCAGAGGGTTATCAGCAGAAAGATAAAATATCTTTTTGTTCTTGATTTTGCTAAGAATTAAGGTGCTTTTTCCAACATTCGTTCTACAACAAAACGATTATGCAATAAAATCGTTCTGCCACAGAACGCAACATCTACTCAGATAAGTATAAGATAAAGGGTCTAGGGTACAGGGTTTAGAAAGACTGTCTATACCTTAGACCCTATACTCTAAACCCTGTTTTTATGCTCTCGTTACTCGGCTTTTTAATTTCCCTATTCGATTATGACTGTTATTTTAGCGCTCAATTCTGAAAAGCTTACGATATTACCAAATCCTGCGTTGAGTCCTCCTAATTCATTTGGGGAATAGAAAGAAAGGGTTCCATCAGTGTAAGGATATTGAGTTCCGTCATCATGGTAACTTATGGGGAAGTATACCGGGACTCGCGCTTTAATCGTATTAGAATCAACCTTTTCTATGTAATAATCATAATAATAACTATTATCATAAAAGCTCTCATTAGTATACCAATAGAAACTCTTATTCAAGTAGAACTCTTTGCTATTCCATATATCAAAACTGTATTTGGTATAGTACCTGTCTTCATTGTATAGGTCTTCATAGAATATGCCAAGATCTGTAGCTGTAAAGGTGAAGTAGTAATATGCCCTTATCCAGTCAACATATCTTGGATCTTCATAACTGTATTGTGGTTCTTTAAAAAGAACGCTGCTCAAGCTCTCAGATGAGATTGAAACACTTTTCTCAATAGGTAACATATTGATTGTGAAAGATGTTGCTTCACCAGAAGGTAGATAGATGTTTTTGCTTAGATTTATGCAGGTAAGAGAGTTATTTTTATCTATCCCCATGAAATAAAAGCTGTACATCTTATCTCCAGGGATTTTCATCTCGATTATCAAATATTCTTCAGTTCCAAAGGCTTTTAAGTACTTAATGCAAGTGTCAGAGCCATACTCTTTTGCCACTATGCCAAAAGATTCTGTATCAACTGGAATAGTCAGATGAGAAAAATCAGATTCATATCTAGGGTTCTTTACAATAAATCGGATAACTGAGTTATTTTTGTCTGGTTTCAATTCACCACCTACTGAACTACAAGAAGAAATTAGGAAAGTAGTAGCAAGAATCACAAACAAAAGAAACACGAAACTCTTGCGCAATTTCACAAAAGCTCCTCCTTTCATTATCAAAAACTATTAAATAATCCGGATTTGCTTTGATAAAGTTAAAGGACTTCCAACGATGAAAAGCTTTTAAAGCAAAAAATTCCGTAATTGGCCATTGCCAAATCAAAATCTGGATTATGTGTGTCAAGTAACTATTTACTCAGTAGAATAAATCTTGTTAATCAATTTTATAATATGAACATTTATTTTTGGAAAAGGAAAATAGCAAAGTCAAGAGAAGGTGGCTTTGGTTTGGGTAAGAGCTACTTTGCAGTGGCTGTGCTGGGCTTTGCCCAGGTTGTGCGAAAAAACCGAGAGAGCGAGAATCCGAGAACCGGGAAAAACACGAAGAGCCGTTTACCGTTGTTCGTTTTTCGTTGACCGATAAGCGCAGAAGAACGAAATTTAATGTTGGAGGTTGGAGATTAGGTTCGAGAATCTGAGAAAGCCTTTTTCGGCAGAAATTCTGGACTACATCCAGGAGGCTTGTAGACGCTGTCAACTGATGGGGCGGCACTTGCGAAGGTTGGATAAAACTAGAAAACCACTAAACTCGGCAGAAGAAAATGGGGACTGTACCACAGTGGACTGTCCCCATTTTCTTTGGGCCAGATACCATTTTTGTGAAGGTCTTAATATATCTTGAATTCTGGCTTTTTTAAGTTATCCATCAAATTTCTCGCTAGTGAGAAGATTCTAGCATTACCAATACTTGCTCCATATGTTATATCTGCTATAGCCATTTTAACGCTTACAATTTTAAGTTGTAGCTGTTTTTCCTCACTATTTTCTAATCCATATCCCTCAAACAAAGCTTTCCTTAACTTAGGCCTATTTGGAGTATACCTTTCAATCACTATTCCAAAACTGTCAACATCAATTCCCCAAAGCATATTTTCGAAATCTATAAAGCCAGTGAACTTAGCATTCTCATCAACCATCCAGTTATTTTGTGAAAAGTCCCAGTTTGTAGGAACTGGCTTGCTATTTGCAAAGACATCACTATGCTTCATACACCATTCAACCAATTCCTTATCACTATTATTAAGTAATCCTTTATCATATCCTGATTTCAAAATGCCTTCTAATGCAGAATTAATATAATCAACAGGATCCGTTTTTACGTCACTTTCAAGAGGTGAACCATCAATCGCTGGAATACCAAAATATGTTCCTTCAAAGCTATCATGTAGTTGCTTAAGTAATTCTCCCGCTTTATAGTAAATTGGTTCCAATATATCATCGTCATTTATTTGATGTTCATTTACTGTCTTTCCATAAATTGGGGTAGTAATTATTCCATAAAAATTATCGTTATTAAAAAAATGTATGAGTTTAGGAGCATACTCTCCAAGTATATGAGTCCAATTTTTATATGCATAAACTTCAGGACTCCACCGACTTAATCTGTTATGAATTTTAATAAACAGTCTTTTATTGTTTGCATTGATCTCTAAAACACCTGTTCTGTTACTGTTATTCCTATGATCTTTTATAATTTCAAATTCTCCTACCAATGAATTCACAATCCAAATAACTTCTTCATTAATAATCATTTTTCTGTTCCTCCCCTATTTTTTATTTTAAACCACTAAGCAGGTTGTCAATTAACTGTCCTGCAAAAATAGGGACAGACCCTATTTTTGTGGTATGATCGGGCATCTTGATTGCCGGATGGTGATAAGATGCCAAGAAGCGCAAGAATTGTTCTTGAAGGTATTGCTCATCATATAACGCAAAGGGGTAATTATCGTCAAAATGTTTTTGAGGATCCTGAAGATAGGATCAAGTATCTTGAACTCATTAAGGAATATTCAACCAAATATGAGCTCAAGATATATGCATATTGTCTCATGAACAATCATGTTCATTTTATCGTCGTTCCTGAAAGAGAAGATTCTTTAGCCATGACTTTTAAGTACGCTCATATGAGATACTCACAGTATTTCAACCGAAAACACCGTAGGACAGGGCACCTCTGGCAGGGAAGATTCTATTCCTGCCCTCTTGATCAAGAACATGCTATTTCAGCTGTTAAATATATTGAGAGAAACCCCGTAAGAGCAAAGATGGTTGAATTTCCGTGGGATTATGAATGGTCGAGCGCTGGAGTACATGTGGATAAATCGAGAGCCAAAAGTCGAAGCGAAAATACAGAAAACAGGGACAGTACACAACAATGGGACAGTCCTCGTTTTCTTCCTTTATGTGATTTATCTAATTTGGGATTTAACTGGAATCCCGAGGGATGGAGAGAATATCTGGGATGTCCGGATAGTGATGATTTTCTTTCCAATATACGAAGTAATACTTCTGCTGGAAGACCGTTTTTTAGCAATGAAAAGGTTGCTGAATTCGAAAATGCTCTAGGCGTTTCGCTGAAGAGAAGGCCAAGAGGTAGACCGAAAAAGGGGTTGTAGGTGGTTGGTTGTACGCGACAACCTGCTGGGTGCAATCGTCTTCATTGATGACTCGTGTCTGCGGCGAAATATAACCTGAAAGCTGATAAGCCTGTCTGAATGGGGATGGTGTCCCTTTATTTAGACATTGAAAGGAAGTTTTGGTATGAAAATGTTGTTTGTAATACTATTTTTTGTCACGATTTCCATGACATTGCCGGCTGTTGTTATCACATCACCCGCTACAAATACTGTCCAGTTCAGCTGGTACACTACAACTCCGGTTGTATGTAATTTGTATGTCTATAATGAACATTTTTCCAAAGAAGTGTTTGAATCCGAACCTTCAAAGTTTCATGTGCTGACAGTATCCGATTTGTTTCCGGATGTTTCTTACAGATATCGTATTGAATGTGTATTTTCTACCGACTATGTTCTGGAAGGTAATTTTTCTATTCCTTTCAACCCTGGTAACCACTTTAAGTTTGTTGTTTATGGAGATTCACGGAGTAATCCAGGAATACATTTAAAAGTCACTAAGGTCATTTCTTCAAAGGAACCCCTCTTTGTCTTACACACAGGTGACATTGTATATTCAGACGCCTGTATTAACGATTGGGCAAATCTTTTCAAAGCGACAGAACCTTTGAGCAATGTTTTGTTTTTTCCAGCGATTGGTAACCATGAAAAAAAGGCAGAAAATTACAAAGCGTTTTTTTCTCTCCCCGGGAACGAGTCTTATTATTCTTTCAAAATTGGAGAATTGTTATTCATTGTGCTAAATACAAATGAGCGTTTTGACTGGTGTTCCGATCAGTACAAATGGTTGGAGTCTTTGGTAATGACCAATATCGCTGAGTTTACCATCGTAATGTTTCATCATCCACCTTTCAGTTACAACTCCTATTTGTACTCTTATTTTGTAAAAATCATTCTCGTTCCTCTGTTTGAAAAATATGGCGTTGATCTTGTTCTTTCTGGTCACGATCATAACTACCAGCGTGTAGAACACAATGGACTTACGTATATCGTAACCGGTGGCGGTGGTGCTTTTTCCTATGACGCCAAAAATCC
This genomic interval from Kosmotoga pacifica contains the following:
- a CDS encoding aminoglycoside phosphotransferase family protein, whose amino-acid sequence is MIINEEVIWIVNSLVGEFEIIKDHRNNSNRTGVLEINANNKRLFIKIHNRLSRWSPEVYAYKNWTHILGEYAPKLIHFFNNDNFYGIITTPIYGKTVNEHQINDDDILEPIYYKAGELLKQLHDSFEGTYFGIPAIDGSPLESDVKTDPVDYINSALEGILKSGYDKGLLNNSDKELVEWCMKHSDVFANSKPVPTNWDFSQNNWMVDENAKFTGFIDFENMLWGIDVDSFGIVIERYTPNRPKLRKALFEGYGLENSEEKQLQLKIVSVKMAIADITYGASIGNARIFSLARNLMDNLKKPEFKIY
- a CDS encoding DEAD/DEAH box helicase, whose protein sequence is MKIAAKEEAGYRECQVGAAWATLAHFTSSKSPALISMPTGSGKTALMMILSFLLKADRVFIIEPVVILRDQTAKKFASLKDLREAGLYIGSSENPKVHNNTGKITNIEMWQEFRAYDAIVATPHTMSPEYEGICAPPDDLLTQDTLLFVDEAHHSSAKTWRRLIKSFRKCKVVLLTATPFRNDKRRLMAKLIYHYPMHRAIKSSIYSKIKYHNVICQEPKNKNRELSEKAKRVFEDHRKKYPGARLLVRAEGVKHSKKLLDLYTDIGLKIKEVNYKKTLSENQNTLEELKKGNLDGIICIDQIGEGLDVPSLKVAVLHKPKQSFPATIQFIGRICRKTSEDAGEPQLIACADDVKGRLRQLYLRDNAWEELIPELIDKIIDRSTKRVKFHEFADIDVAVDILPEDLEPFFSVRVYNVTNIKRLNLDTEFELDRKTDVVFRELSDNGEWLTVITETERNIPWASKVDLKTLRFDLHVFYLCNNKKLFFEYTTADSIASEIRKYLGENSLKRLEASEITNAIRAADSEYLMLGLSSLAKSSGSLPSYKTYMGNQIENAIRITDGRTFIPGHALARYPEGKTRGIGCFQGRVWSIKRGPINEFIEWCDDVAKCLSQGREGKLPNVEFLSTGRSIKKFPSSPYMIYCFWDPRLSVTMYNSKKSKCQIESISFSTFKLSNDKKTLLGNLLIHCKDETQKVKYKYSLRSPYWDFGEKTISLIVDKGDGGETVDLKDFLAMYPPVIFLKDGGIVKGGTLYSTSTDLKLSDNFLDSKRDWSKCDIYVEFEDVKKNRKPLEGFLTIHDQLEEWLKEEAKNSQTLIIKDHSTGEIADFITLNFELNLVSFYHCKACTVSKKPGARICELKALEQALRSINYVSSRSLLKEISQRIDSGTRKNTKLIKGDRETLEKNKDHFRGNEWDYEVIMVSPGLDCSEALKRKGTRTLLASCYEWLASANARFRVIGIESSKAAYGGKGIKDVRGKK
- a CDS encoding transposase, coding for MPRSARIVLEGIAHHITQRGNYRQNVFEDPEDRIKYLELIKEYSTKYELKIYAYCLMNNHVHFIVVPEREDSLAMTFKYAHMRYSQYFNRKHRRTGHLWQGRFYSCPLDQEHAISAVKYIERNPVRAKMVEFPWDYEWSSAGVHVDKSRAKSRSENTENRDSTQQWDSPRFLPLCDLSNLGFNWNPEGWREYLGCPDSDDFLSNIRSNTSAGRPFFSNEKVAEFENALGVSLKRRPRGRPKKGL
- a CDS encoding prenyltransferase/squalene oxidase repeat-containing protein; protein product: MKLKILVIILTVFSSLFFGAINIDQAIDSGIAFLRNNQEPNGTWFYNDILVSHEIIESLVSAFGVEYVNDMAVNFAEYVIKSVEPQTAFLSYDYLFKLDDLNLLSKYMSLNLAYKILGKPNLKFELKIDRLILKKESEILSMQDSEFMQVLRFLTIGKFVLTPKIAERALFMLEKEENVKRLECYYLLKYGYPVSEETINSIAEYMKSEVEKCKKEKGAISEGKLTQLTLGAIILSLGESDNSITKEIIDFLLSKQNEDGSWGNSEEIVTTFMTTALVLEALGYFGD
- a CDS encoding ATP-binding protein; translation: MGLSRANSEYYREYPSWKYSLFVPQIIDIHFRLMNAIIGYLAMSKIPTINVEGMCNEWGIGKVKLYQLLHVMDATGLIRIIYCENDTKTFSKGARIFLADPSFYSVLGGNIGTKREAFAVAAFSNTGKKVFACKNEEAGDFLVDGVVLEVGGKNKAKKS